The Vigna angularis cultivar LongXiaoDou No.4 chromosome 9, ASM1680809v1, whole genome shotgun sequence DNA window atttataatataaaagtgagaaaaaatatagataatttattatttaaaccatttttttatacTCTTTGAAATGTGATAATGTCTTAAAATACGTGATTCTCATACTTTTTTTATACggtcaatttttaaattactctataataaaataattactctATAATTAATAACATTACTGCATGCAAGTTTTAAAACAccttttattatcataaaataattaatctctaaaatattgttttaataattaaataaatctatattataaacaaaattgaccgtgcaattttatatataaacttagaAAACAagtagtatatatttatataatattaaaagtttaaataggatacaatcatttattttttattatttatccaGAGGTGCAGAGGATAAAGTACTGATAAAGAACTGCTTTGCACAGAAAAgtaaaggagagagaaaaaaagttaaccCCGTTAGTCtgtatttaacggaaaggacttgattgaagcaaattttaccacgtttggacgaaattgaaacttttaaacCACGTTTGaacgaaattgaaatttttttaaaagggtgGACGAACTTGACACACTACACCCAAACTAGGGACAaagaaagcaattaaacctttattaTTCTTGTActtattcttaatttaaaattttcatttttcatttttcatttttttccttcaaaatgTTGTGTAGAAAACAGGAAAAAGCCAATTTCAGCTTTGGACACATTTGCTGATTTTCAAAAAcccaattttatttatttgcagGTGGTCACAACATTTATAAGCATTAAAATATTGGGACCAGTTTGTTCCTATTCTCTTCATCACCAAAGGAAAATCCaatggtgatttttttttcaagaaagaaaataagaaaaaaagtgagataattttttaagtattcaaaagaaaataaactattaaaattgTCAAAATTTATGCAATGGTTAAGTTAAAATAGTTGTGACATAAAAAGGAACGAGTCAATTTATCTCGCACTCACTATTCAacacaaattaataaaagaagGATTGACTGATTTACCATGatatcatcattatattttgaaaaactgtataaataaaggtttaaaaaacagaaaaatccATTTTAATTCAATTCGACAAATGAAAGGAaaccataaaatatattattaaaaaaagttaaatgaagtttggacaattttttttatcttcactCGTTTAATTCCAAGTAATTTTAAGGTTTAactaacttttaaattatagataatcgtggatatttttaattgaatatttaaaaaaactatgttttttaattaagttattattgtttaaatgttttgataatGTGATTCTTATGTTAtttcattatcttatttatttgtattcacgtattaaaaaaatttgaaattttgttgttaatataaaatgatattacgattaatataaaataatattgtagatgatataaaataataagtaatttattgaatgttaaataataagaataatctCGTCAATGGTGGTGATACACACAGTCCGTTAGTTATTATAAATGATGTcatataaataatcaataagTATGATGATATTATCATctaacacatttttaataaaaaccataaaaaccaaaatcaccattttatatcattttatattaataagaaaactttagattttttaatgtgtacaaaaaaaaattaagaaataatataatataaagttaaaCAACAAACGCcactaaacaaataaaaaatataaaatttaactgaaaatacctaaatttatcaaatacttggaatatcattaaatatataaaaaaaatataagtatctaggaccataaaataatattgatatgagtttttaatataagataacatttcttatatattatccatttaaaagaagaaaagatgtcATACCCTTAAAATTCTCAAGTTAGTGGAAGACATGTGTCAATAAAAGGGTTCAGGTTTTAAGATAGTGAAAGACAGGTGTGTAGTGCTGAGTGACCGATCGATTTTACTGACGATAGTATTTAAGGAGAAATTTCAAACTCTGTGCCacttttctgcatgcacccttcttctccaaactgctGAACCCCATTTTCTTTCTATCACCAATCAGGCAACGTTTGAACTCTTCCGACGTCAAGGGCTTTCATTTAAACCGATCAAGTTGTGGTTTTTAGCTGGTGAGTTACTCCTCTTCTTAGAACGTTCGTTTTTGtcacatgcaaacccagatttTGGTTGCATGGGTTTATCATCTCATTCTAAGCACATTTATggtcttttgtttggtttaattTCACAAATTGTGAACCATAGGATTCTAAGATTTCTGGTAGTGAGCTATTCTGTTCAAATTATGAACGTTCGGCTACTTTTAGAGGTGaaggaagcttatataatttgattatgattttCTTGTTTTGAATGGTTGTATGTTCGTTTGATCCATGGATGAATATGAAGTGTTATTTTCAGTGCATGTTTTGTATATATGAGGGTATGAGTTACAAATGATGGGAACTGGATGATATAGGGTTTGCTCTTATCTATGTAGAATTCTGTATAATCTTGTGGTTGTTACCGAAAGTcattattgaccgttcggttttcctttgagtattcggTCTATACTGGATTCTTCTTATGTGGAGAATTTCAGTTAAGGACCGATCGGTTTCCTCTTAGTATACTTGTaagtaagcgttcggtctaagtataCTTTCCTCTTTATGTttcctaaacagtttagttaatgtatCTTATAATACTTAAAGTCGTAGATGTTACCTTTATCTTTCATTGAAAATAAGCGTTGcgtaattgtatatatatattccttcatTTTGATTTAAGTTCAGTAGTGCTCGATCTTGaaccaagtgttcggtcttgaaCCAAGCGCTTGGTCTTTATAGTGGTTGGTCTTTAACCAAGCGCTCGGTATTTCTATTATACTCCATTGTTTACTATCTTTGAACTAAGAGTGTTCGGTCCAATTCAATAGTATTCGGTTTAAGCCTGTAGGGTTGGGTTAAGTTCTTAGGTTTCACAAATATTTATCAGAATTTTCAGTTAAGTCTAAAATACACTTATTCTTTAGTGTTCTGTACATTCTTAGAAGTTTTGTCTAGTAAAATCACGTCTTGTAGTAACTATGAGTAACCAGTGAACGTTCAAATATTACcacgagcgttcggtttttttttatgacagTGTTCGACTTATGAGGAGTCTTATCTAgaatggaccgttcggtcctgcTCTGTGTATAAGTGGAAGATCGCTCGATCTTGCACTGAGTGTTCAGCTGTGTTAGTCTAGAAAGTATTCaaaacgttcggtcttgtctTTGGGGGAATGTTATTGTTCAGTTTTGATTTCAGATGGGATCTGTGTGTGTTGGTTCGGTTTGATTGTATTATGGAATATAAATGGAATGgtatggaaatgaaagagtattccagggaggaatatctcatgagtggttattgaatggtagagtatgaatgtggttatgcttagctggcggttatcctgatattctgtgattactcattctcaagtagagaggagtaagtcatgtgtgagaatgacaggaggtcctagtccataaggtgaatttggatggaacggactaacctcgggtggcagctgttgagggcatcccagctattacatcacccgggtgcaaaaacgtcgtagatacacagaattcatacagtccggacagtcagagtaaagtggtcggtcattgcatgcTTTGACGTGTAATCTTTATTGGAAGTGCATGATTGGATGTTACATGATTGTATATTGAATTATGTTAGATTTATGTGAAGTATAAGttttactgaattaattaaattacataagcttatcCTATTTCTTGTCTTGTCTGTATTACCGTTCGGTCGTCttttcctgttgcaatgatcatcctatggatgtgagcagaaggagaaaaGTTGCTGGAAGAGGttctggaagaagtggaagtgaaagcgAAAccataggaccgttcggtcattaggttggattttattttgtataaccgATCGGTATGATCGTAGTTTtggtaaaccgttcggtctagacTGTGTTTTGTAAATCTTAAAGTTTTTGTAGtatttttgtaaggtcgttcgaccATGAACACACCCTTTTACTTTTAGAACTGAAATATTGTtaatatgtgaatattctatGGTAtagtttatactgtattttgggatgttacaaaagaCGTACTTAATTAAGATCCTCTAATTTGTGTCAAGGATTTAACATATCATTTTAtgagttttataattttaaattttagaagagaatagtataaaaaaaataacactcatatatatttaattgaatttaagttaattttaataataaaacattaaataattcatacaaaagagttttcataaattaactcattcatacactaattttagttcattgagaatttttataatactttttctaaaatttcttatagagaaacttatataaatatacactctaattaaaattaatttttaaaaacattattgaaATCTGTTTGTTTTAGTTAAGGGGAAAACAATTCTTACCAAAccaatttcaaatatatattgaagTTGTCTTTTTGAAGGCGTCAAAAAGGGTATAACTTcttcaaaaaataattctacatttatatatatatatatatatatatatatatatatatatatatatatatatatatatatatatatatatatatatatatatatatttgacttccaaagttttatttcaaatttttgacTTTTTCGAAATTATTTCAAAGTTTTGATTCTTCAAAGTTTTCTGTAAAGTTGAATCGCTATCTTCACtaaagaattattatttttttattttatttataaaaaaggtggtgttaatttaataaaatacattcaaataatattttatttcttttttattaatttagttcattagaataaaattattagaagaaaaatatttccttTAAGATTCATTAAgtagttgtattttttttttgtattttcaagaattataatattgtttttcttgatcaatagaaagaaatattagatttttttcctattaaaaatactatattcttatattttctattttttttatatcatgagttatttttttatctaatatatgTATTCTATCTCTTATCCATGCACACacatccatatatatatatatatatatatatatatatatatatattatttataatctctcttatatatcatcaattaaaaaaaaagtattgtaCAATCAGTACTTCACTTTTACAGctttcattatatataaaaaattttaaaatcaaataatagtacaaaacattattatatattacaaatctataatttctttttatataggttttaactttgaaatagtttttaagaaataagaaagttgACAGAAGAcacaatgaaataatatttattgaattaaagGGGATTCAGTTGAGGAAGTGTTGATATTAAATGGTGCGTCTTTCAGGGTGGATATGAAAAAACATGTTTCATTAAAACTTGTGAAGATATTTAGGGACATTCAAGGTCAACAACTTACATTATTTTGTCTCTGAAAATTGAAACACAGAGGGCTAaacaagtaataaaaaattgacCAATCTCTGTTATAATTATGaatgaaaatggaaaaaaattgaaaactgtTAATTTTAGGGTTTGGAGATAGAAAATTTTCCTTATTTAGAGGATTCATTCAATTATGTTGCACTTTTGTCTTCTTATAATTTATTCCTAATACCTATCATTAGGTCACAAGTTTTTCTCTATCTTTCAAAGCTCACGAgtttatagttatatatatatatatatatattttttttttttttcatttttatcttactagaaattttctttttcttttcttataataaaaatacttacGTTTCTTGGACTTttgatttcttccattttcatcaaagagtatatacttttaaattgaACAGTCActaaaattattacataaacTCGTTTATATATTCTCATTCGACGAGCTTCTTACACTTTAATTCTTACAAAATTcactgttttatattttttaatccttACAAAGTATCactgtttatatttttagtttctgcaaaatatctatattttctaatatttgttCCGACCTTATTCTTGACGCTAAAAAAATAGTGATTAATATagtaaagatattaaaaaaagtttaaattaaaaagaaagtttaaaatacttttttaaattaaaaaataaagataatatataaaaatccttatttataaagaataataaatatattattaattagataacttatatgattaaaatatattacaactttgattatttttattaatttaattatacttattaatatttttattttagtattaaactaattataaacTAACGATAAAAACTGAATAAGCAGGGTGAGGAAATATCAAGGGTTTAAAACTGGGACCAAGTGCAcacataattatatttacaagGATTAGAAatctatttaaatataaattaacatatgaaaaatgaaagttatttaaaaaaagtacatTGCTACGGGGAGCTTGATGTGTTGGGCCTTCAAAATATTGCAAATCCATATATACATTAAGGGGTGAGGCAGTTAGTGAGATGTGCATGAAGGGGCCATTAAGGTCCTTTCTTCTTGcacttccttttattttcttcctgcactcctataaaagtatattatcaCCATTTTACTCCtcctaaatatataataaaataagaatgatGGAAGGGGAAATTTGGGTTAGGGTTTTTACTTTGAGTGAGGGTAAAGTTGGGATTTTAGAATTTAGGTAGGAGTAGAAAGAAAAAGTGGGATGTAGGAAGAAATCTCTAGCTATTGAGAGTGACCCATTGTATTTGGTTGTTTCATCTGCACTTCCAAATATTTCATCTCgcactttcaatttttaaaaatagttttaggggttacatttttcttcatcagattttaaaatttgattaaaaaatttcaaagactacatcgaatttcaaaatccgatgcagaaaataaaaaaaatccttcgTCAGATTTTGCAATTCGATAAAGAAaattcttttatcaaatttcgAAATCTAATTAAGTACAAAAAGTGGAGTGTAGGATTTTTTGAATTATAGGAgtagttttgaatttttaaaaaattttggaaGTGCAGATGAAATGATTGGAGGTGCAAATGAAACAACCTTATATTTTCCACAAAAAGGGAATGGCCCATTACAAAACAAGTTTTTATAGGCTGTTCTTTCATTTATTATGGACCtatatttaacttttgaaatttatttgttGGCAGAAAATTAGACTCCATAAATAACAAAACCCTCTCTCATTATGTCCTAAAACTATCAAAAGTGCATTATATTAGTATTTCATGAGCTACTTACATGacttgttttatatattttaaacttttagtaGCTACATAAGAGGACTAATCTGAAGTTAGTGGGaagaattaaaagattaaaatcactAATTaccatgaaaagaaaataagtggCTGAGCTATAGAAcataatttttacattaaattttatgtaaTCGTTAAACAAGTTCGCTAAGTTATTAATTTATACATGAAGCCTCCAAACACTTATGTTTTGATTACAGTACACAACTAACCATTTTTTCAGAGGAAAGAACATAAAACAAATTTCCATTACAGAAGTTACATCTTAGGTAAATGTTGCAAATAAATAGcagatatatgtttatatttgagACAACATTCCAAATTCTATCAGTACACTTTTTCAGAAAAATGTTCCATAACTGTAATGATTCATAATCTTGATCCAGCAGAACAACTATTACTCTTCAACAATTACCATGGAAAGCAATAGCTACTGAATCTATTTATCCTTCTCACCACCActaagcatatatatatatatatatatatatatatatatatatatatatatatatatatatatatatatatatttgactgTGTTCTTTTTTCCAAACTTAAAATCAAATACACTATCTAAAATCACAGTAGCAATATTAACAAGAGCAAGAAGACAATTTCTTCATCTCACTGATTTCCAATTCAGGAACTGAGAGTATATCAACCTTAGTTCCTTTGAGTGAGGCAAAATTGCTGTCACCATTGACCTTCCCACAACCACATTCCAATGCCTTTTTAGACACTACACTATTGATCTCCTCTAGCAGCTTGAGGAATGCACTCTCCACATTGTCACCACTGAGAGCTGAAGTCTCAGAGAAGAAGAGACCCTGATCCTCAGCAAACTCCACTGCATCTTCAGTTGGCACCATTCTCTGCTCCACAAGGTCAGCTTTGTTACCAACCAACATGATCACAATGGAGCTATCAGCATGTGCACGCAGCTCCTCAAGCCACCTCGCAACATGATCAAATGATTGCCTCTTTGTTATGTCGTACACCAGCATTGCCCCTAATGCACCTCTGTAGTAGGCACTTGTTACAGCCCTGTACCTATACCACATAGTATGTTAAATAGGAAACAATTTATCTGCACCAGAATGATCATATGTTATAGGTATATTCTACTGATATGCTGTTGAGTATCATAGAAGAGAATGATCATCCATGAGTCtagtttatttttgtgttttgctCATGATCTATTAAACAACAGCTTCAAGATGTTTTCCTTCCTCGTTTACCTCGTTCCATAACATTTTCCTTTATCATTAGTTCACacagttttcaatttttaattcataGGATTCTACATTTTACCAAAACTGTTTGCTGTCTATTGAGGACCCCTTATATTGAACCTTAATGCGACTTTTGGAACCCAATCTAGGAAAATGAAATACTTATAAAACAAAAGTCAAGAACATGTACTTTTGGCCATGTGTGTTTCCTAAGTCAAATTGGTATCACGTTGAATAATCCATAGCATAACAACATTTGAATCCGTACAGTACCATCATTGAAACTCAATGTCTGTCCAGCCATTAGTTCAAAGCAAAATGAGCATAAAAGTGGAGAAAGAATGAAACACAAACATGAATGAGTGATACAGATAGAGCTATATAGTGAGAGAGAATGTGATGAACCTTTCTTGGCCAGCAGTATCCCAGATCTGAGCTTTGATGAGTTTGGCATTAATAGTGACAGTCTTGGTCTGGAATTCAACACCAATGGTGGACTTTGAGTCAAGGCAAAACTCATTCTTTGCAAACCTTGACAGTATTTGAGTCTTGCCAACTGCTGAGTCCCCTATCACAACCACCTTAAACACATAGTCTATTTTCTCCAGCACATCATAACCCATTTTCCCATTTCCATTCTCTTGCTGCTTCTCAGCCTCAACCCCATTCATTTCCTGGTTCATTTTCTCTCAATAGAAGGAAGACcctgagaaaaagaaaggtcaATGTGATCCTGTTTCTTCCTTGCCAAAAGTACGCCAAAAACCTTAGCTTTATGCTTCCCCAGCAAAACGAATCACCACTTGAACAAAGTATAAACTATTGGTCTATGGGGTGGGTTGAAG harbors:
- the LOC108319238 gene encoding ras-related protein RABA3 isoform X1, which encodes MNQEMNGVEAEKQQENGNGKMGYDVLEKIDYVFKVVVIGDSAVGKTQILSRFAKNEFCLDSKSTIGVEFQTKTVTINAKLIKAQIWDTAGQERYRAVTSAYYRGALGAMLVYDITKRQSFDHVARWLEELRAHADSSIVIMLVGNKADLVEQRMVPTEDAVEFAEDQGLFFSETSALSGDNVESAFLKLLEEINSVVSKKALECGCGKVNGDSNFASLKGTKVDILSVPELEISEMKKLSSCSC
- the LOC108319238 gene encoding ras-related protein RABA3 isoform X2, whose amino-acid sequence is MNQEMNGVEAEKQQENGNGKMGYDVLEKIDYVFKVVVIGDSAVGKTQILSRFAKNEFCLDSKSTIGVEFQTKTVTINAKLIKAQIWDTAGQERAVTSAYYRGALGAMLVYDITKRQSFDHVARWLEELRAHADSSIVIMLVGNKADLVEQRMVPTEDAVEFAEDQGLFFSETSALSGDNVESAFLKLLEEINSVVSKKALECGCGKVNGDSNFASLKGTKVDILSVPELEISEMKKLSSCSC